One window from the genome of Paraconexibacter algicola encodes:
- the sufD gene encoding Fe-S cluster assembly protein SufD, with translation MATAITEPDWLTARRVGAVERAGELELPSFRGVPGWEFTPIDGLDLDGFAPARSGEAPDRSVFDFDGAVRVGGGAVASSADATSEGPIVLPIAEAAARHPELVERHLGTLVADSPFVARNDAHWSDGVFVYVPRGVQIEAPILVTAVHEQAGSALYTRTLVVLEDGAEAEVWDQLVSADDEADGLVNGVVELIVGQNARLRYVSAQELNEKTWVFGAQRAEVARDGHVDWVTLGFGSKNGKVFLETTLSGPGAHASVTGAYASRGRQHLDVDTLQEHAAENTTSDLAFRGILNDRSSTVWRGMIKVDEGAQQTDAFQESRNLIVSKKAHADAIPGLEILADDVRCTHAAAIAQIDPDQLFYLRSRGLSTAQARRLVIEGFLEATVERLEQGPIREQVTGAIESRLAAVLGA, from the coding sequence ATGGCCACCGCGATCACCGAGCCGGACTGGCTCACCGCCCGCCGGGTCGGCGCGGTGGAGCGGGCGGGCGAGCTGGAGCTCCCGAGCTTCCGCGGCGTCCCCGGCTGGGAGTTCACCCCGATCGACGGGCTCGACCTCGACGGCTTCGCTCCGGCGCGGTCGGGTGAGGCGCCGGACCGCTCCGTGTTCGACTTCGACGGCGCGGTCCGCGTCGGCGGCGGCGCCGTCGCCTCGAGCGCGGACGCCACGTCGGAGGGCCCGATCGTGCTGCCGATCGCCGAGGCGGCCGCGCGCCACCCCGAGCTCGTCGAGCGCCATCTGGGCACGCTGGTCGCGGACTCGCCGTTCGTCGCGCGCAACGACGCGCACTGGAGCGACGGGGTCTTCGTGTACGTGCCGCGCGGCGTGCAGATCGAGGCCCCGATCCTCGTCACCGCCGTGCACGAGCAGGCCGGGAGCGCGCTCTACACGCGCACGCTCGTGGTCCTCGAGGACGGCGCGGAGGCAGAGGTCTGGGACCAGCTCGTCAGCGCCGACGACGAGGCCGACGGGCTCGTCAACGGGGTCGTCGAGCTGATCGTCGGCCAGAACGCGCGGCTGCGCTACGTGTCCGCGCAGGAGCTCAACGAGAAGACCTGGGTCTTCGGCGCGCAGCGGGCGGAGGTCGCCCGCGACGGGCACGTCGACTGGGTCACGCTCGGCTTCGGCTCCAAGAACGGCAAGGTGTTCCTCGAGACGACGCTGTCGGGCCCGGGCGCGCACGCCTCGGTGACCGGCGCGTACGCGTCGCGCGGTCGCCAGCACCTCGACGTCGACACGCTGCAGGAGCACGCGGCGGAGAACACGACGTCGGACCTCGCGTTCCGCGGGATCCTCAACGACCGGTCGTCCACCGTCTGGCGCGGGATGATCAAGGTCGACGAGGGCGCCCAGCAGACGGACGCCTTCCAGGAGTCGCGCAACCTCATCGTGTCGAAGAAGGCGCACGCCGACGCGATCCCGGGCCTGGAGATCCTCGCCGACGACGTGCGCTGCACGCACGCGGCCGCGATCGCCCAGATCGACCCGGACCAGCTGTTCTACCTGCGCTCCCGTGGTCTCTCGACCGCGCAGGCCCGCCGGCTCGTCATCGAGGGCTTCCTCGAGGCGACCGTCGAGCGGCTGGAGCAGGGCCCGATCCGCGAGCAGGTCACCGGCGCGATCGAGTCCCGCCTTGCCGCCGTGCTCGGCGCCTGA
- the sufB gene encoding Fe-S cluster assembly protein SufB: protein MATPEISTKVLTEEEAALKGFGADYTERYGFRDAENYLYKAPKGLNREIVEKISEFKSEPEWMREFRLKAYEYFEARPQPTWGSPMLAEVDYDDIHYFVRASERAERSWDDVPEDVKNTFDRLGIPEAERKFLAGVGAQYESEVVYHQVNEELEKQGVIFLDMDTALREHEDLVREHFATVIPPNDNKLAALNSSVWSGGSFVYVPPGVHVEMPLQAYFRINTENMGQFERTLIIADEGSYVHYVEGCTAPTYSGDSLHSAVVELIAKPGARIRYTTVQNWSQNVFNLVTKRAVAQKDATVEWVDCNLGSKLTMKYPAVYLMGERAHGEILSIAFAGKGQHQDAGGKIIHAAPNTTSNIFAKSISKDGGRSSYRGLLEVAKGAHGAKSKVVCDALLLDPQSRTDTYPTIRIGEDDVDIGHEASVTKVGEEQLFYLQAHGLEEEEAAKLIVNGFIEPIVKELPMEYAVEMNRLIELQMEGSIG from the coding sequence ATGGCCACGCCCGAGATCAGCACGAAGGTCCTCACCGAGGAAGAGGCCGCGCTCAAGGGGTTCGGTGCCGACTACACCGAGCGCTACGGCTTCCGCGACGCGGAGAACTACCTCTACAAGGCCCCCAAGGGCCTGAACCGCGAGATCGTGGAGAAGATCTCCGAGTTCAAGAGCGAGCCGGAGTGGATGCGCGAGTTCCGCCTGAAGGCCTACGAGTACTTCGAGGCGCGGCCCCAGCCCACCTGGGGCTCCCCGATGCTCGCCGAGGTCGACTACGACGACATCCACTACTTCGTCCGCGCGTCCGAGCGCGCCGAGCGCTCGTGGGACGACGTGCCCGAGGACGTCAAGAACACCTTCGACCGGCTCGGCATCCCCGAGGCGGAGCGGAAGTTCCTCGCCGGCGTCGGCGCCCAGTACGAGTCCGAGGTCGTCTACCACCAGGTCAACGAGGAGCTCGAGAAGCAGGGCGTGATCTTCCTCGACATGGACACCGCGCTCCGTGAGCACGAGGACCTCGTCCGCGAGCACTTCGCGACCGTCATCCCGCCGAACGACAACAAGCTCGCCGCGCTGAACAGCTCCGTGTGGTCGGGCGGCTCGTTCGTCTACGTCCCGCCGGGCGTCCACGTCGAGATGCCGCTGCAGGCCTACTTCCGCATCAACACGGAGAACATGGGCCAGTTCGAGCGCACGCTCATCATCGCCGACGAGGGCAGCTACGTGCACTACGTCGAGGGCTGCACCGCCCCGACGTACTCCGGTGACTCGCTGCACTCCGCCGTCGTCGAGCTCATCGCCAAGCCGGGCGCGCGGATCCGGTACACGACCGTGCAGAACTGGTCGCAGAACGTCTTCAACCTCGTCACCAAGCGCGCGGTCGCCCAGAAGGACGCGACCGTCGAGTGGGTCGACTGCAACCTCGGCTCGAAGCTGACGATGAAGTACCCGGCCGTCTACCTCATGGGCGAGCGCGCCCACGGGGAGATCCTGTCGATCGCGTTCGCCGGCAAGGGCCAGCACCAGGACGCGGGCGGCAAGATCATCCACGCCGCGCCGAACACGACGTCGAACATCTTCGCCAAGTCGATCTCCAAGGACGGCGGCCGGTCCTCGTACCGCGGCCTGCTCGAGGTCGCCAAGGGTGCCCACGGCGCGAAGTCGAAGGTCGTCTGCGACGCGCTGCTGCTCGACCCGCAGTCCCGGACCGACACCTACCCGACGATCCGCATCGGCGAGGACGACGTGGACATCGGACACGAGGCCTCGGTCACGAAGGTCGGCGAGGAGCAGCTCTTCTACCTCCAGGCCCACGGGCTGGAGGAGGAGGAGGCCGCGAAGCTGATCGTCAACGGCTTCATCGAGCCGATCGTCAAGGAGCTGCCGATGGAGTACGCGGTCGAGATGAACCGCCTCATCGAGCTGCAGATGGAAGGGAGCATCGGCTAG